The following coding sequences are from one Saccopteryx bilineata isolate mSacBil1 chromosome 3, mSacBil1_pri_phased_curated, whole genome shotgun sequence window:
- the TEKT2 gene encoding tektin-2 isoform X3, with product MKESAEQNLQAKNLPLDVAIECLTLRESRRDTDVVKDCVEEELHKEVEVIDATKKALQQKISQTFEKLCCSSRSCHSSLPTPQWPCSTLGAKSWGLGGIDCELVCSFPSLLQEVRQQLNWDHRDKMETLDIDRGCLSLNLKAPNISLKINPTRVPNGSSTIQQWDDFSQFNKNRAEAEMKEATELREAIALTIAETNNELEAQRVATEFAFRKRLREMEKVYSELKWQEKNTLEEITELQEDIRHLEEDLRRKLLNLKLCHTRLESRTYRPNVELCRDQAQYGLTNEVHQLEATITALKQKLAQAQDALDALYKHLARLQADIACKTNSMLLDTKCMDTRRKLTVPAEKFVPQVDTFTRTTNRTLSPLKSCQLELA from the exons ATGAAAGAGTCAGCCGAGCAAAACCTGCAGGCCAAGAACCTGCCTCTGGATGTGGCGATTGAGTGCCTGACCCTGCGGGAAAGTCGGCGTGACACTGATGTAGTGAAGGACTGTGTGGAGGAAGAGCTGCACAAAGAGGTGGAGGTCATTGATGCCACCAAGAAGGCCTTGCAACAGAAAATTAGCCAGACTTTCGAGAAGCTCTG CTGCAGCAGCAGGTCCTGTCACtccagcctccccacccctcagTGGCCCTGCAGTACACTGGGGGCTAAGTCTTGGGGCCTTGGTGGGATAGACTGCGAGCTAGTCTGCTCCTTCCCCAGCCTCCTGCAGGAAGTCAGACAGCAGCTCAACTGGGACCATCGGGACAAAATGGAGACATTGGACATTGACAGAGGTTGCCTCTCTCTCAACCTCAAGGCCCCAAACATCTCTCTGAAAATTAACCCTACACGTGTCCCCAATGG ctccTCCACAATTCAACAGTGGGATGACTTTAGTCAGTTCAACAAGAACCGGGCAGAGGCTGAGATGAAAGAAGCCACAGAGCTGAGGGAGGCCATTGCCCTCACTATTGCTGAG ACCAACAATGAACTTGAAGCCCAGAGGGTTGCAACGGAATTTGCCTTCAGGAAGCGGTTGCGGGAGATGGAGAAAGTGTACAGTGAGCTCAAGTGGCAAGAGAAGAAT ACCTTGGAGGAGATCACTGAGCTACAGGAGGACATCCGGCACCTGGAGGAGGATCTGCGCAGGAAGTTACTGAACCTGAAGCTGTGCCATACCCGACTAGAGTCCAGAACCTACCGGCCCAATGTGGAACTCTGCCGGGACCAG GCACAGTACGGTCTCACTAATGAGGTCCACCAGTTAGAGGCAACCATCACTGCCCTGAAGCAGAAGCTGGCACAAGCACA GGACGCTCTAGATGCCTTGTACAAGCACCTGGCCCGGCTGCAAGCTGACATCGCCTGCAAGACCAACTCCATGCTGTTGGACACTAAGTGCATGGACACTCGTCGAAAGCTTACTGTGCCTGCTGAGAAGTTTGTGCCTCA
- the TEKT2 gene encoding tektin-2 isoform X1 has protein sequence MATLRIKPSQRFQLPDWHTNNYLLSTNAERHRDVSHQIRQEARVLRNETNNQTIWDEHDNRTRLAERVDTVNRWKEMLDKCLTDLDAEIDALAQMKESAEQNLQAKNLPLDVAIECLTLRESRRDTDVVKDCVEEELHKEVEVIDATKKALQQKISQTFEKLCLLQEVRQQLNWDHRDKMETLDIDRGCLSLNLKAPNISLKINPTRVPNGSSTIQQWDDFSQFNKNRAEAEMKEATELREAIALTIAETNNELEAQRVATEFAFRKRLREMEKVYSELKWQEKNVSLLHLVPWGLDFLLWDEEPEAHLGSPGCTLVASTGGDQSLCPLQTLEEITELQEDIRHLEEDLRRKLLNLKLCHTRLESRTYRPNVELCRDQAQYGLTNEVHQLEATITALKQKLAQAQDALDALYKHLARLQADIACKTNSMLLDTKCMDTRRKLTVPAEKFVPQVDTFTRTTNRTLSPLKSCQLELA, from the exons ATGGCCACACTGAGAATCAAGCCCAGTCAACGTTTCCAGTTGCCGGACTGGCACACCAACAACTACCTGCTGTCCACCAACGCCGAGCGGCACCGCGATGTGTCACACCAGATACGCCAGGAGGCCCGGGTCCTCCGCAATGAGACCAACAACCAG ACCATTTGGGATGAACATGACAACAGGACTCGACTGGCAGAGAGGGTTGATACGGTCAACCGATGGAAAGAGATGCTGGACAAGTGTCTGACAGATTTAGATGCTGAAATCGATGCCCTGGCACAG ATGAAAGAGTCAGCCGAGCAAAACCTGCAGGCCAAGAACCTGCCTCTGGATGTGGCGATTGAGTGCCTGACCCTGCGGGAAAGTCGGCGTGACACTGATGTAGTGAAGGACTGTGTGGAGGAAGAGCTGCACAAAGAGGTGGAGGTCATTGATGCCACCAAGAAGGCCTTGCAACAGAAAATTAGCCAGACTTTCGAGAAGCTCTG CCTCCTGCAGGAAGTCAGACAGCAGCTCAACTGGGACCATCGGGACAAAATGGAGACATTGGACATTGACAGAGGTTGCCTCTCTCTCAACCTCAAGGCCCCAAACATCTCTCTGAAAATTAACCCTACACGTGTCCCCAATGG ctccTCCACAATTCAACAGTGGGATGACTTTAGTCAGTTCAACAAGAACCGGGCAGAGGCTGAGATGAAAGAAGCCACAGAGCTGAGGGAGGCCATTGCCCTCACTATTGCTGAG ACCAACAATGAACTTGAAGCCCAGAGGGTTGCAACGGAATTTGCCTTCAGGAAGCGGTTGCGGGAGATGGAGAAAGTGTACAGTGAGCTCAAGTGGCAAGAGAAGAATGTGAGCCTTCTCCATTTAGTCCCCTGGGGCTTAGACTTCCTGCTTTGGGATGAGGAGCCCGAAGCCCATCTGGGAAGCCCTGGGTGCACCTTGGTGGCTTCAACTGGTGGAGACCAGTCACTCTGTCCCCTGCAGACCTTGGAGGAGATCACTGAGCTACAGGAGGACATCCGGCACCTGGAGGAGGATCTGCGCAGGAAGTTACTGAACCTGAAGCTGTGCCATACCCGACTAGAGTCCAGAACCTACCGGCCCAATGTGGAACTCTGCCGGGACCAG GCACAGTACGGTCTCACTAATGAGGTCCACCAGTTAGAGGCAACCATCACTGCCCTGAAGCAGAAGCTGGCACAAGCACA GGACGCTCTAGATGCCTTGTACAAGCACCTGGCCCGGCTGCAAGCTGACATCGCCTGCAAGACCAACTCCATGCTGTTGGACACTAAGTGCATGGACACTCGTCGAAAGCTTACTGTGCCTGCTGAGAAGTTTGTGCCTCA
- the TEKT2 gene encoding tektin-2 isoform X2: MATLRIKPSQRFQLPDWHTNNYLLSTNAERHRDVSHQIRQEARVLRNETNNQTIWDEHDNRTRLAERVDTVNRWKEMLDKCLTDLDAEIDALAQMKESAEQNLQAKNLPLDVAIECLTLRESRRDTDVVKDCVEEELHKEVEVIDATKKALQQKISQTFEKLCLLQEVRQQLNWDHRDKMETLDIDRGCLSLNLKAPNISLKINPTRVPNGSSTIQQWDDFSQFNKNRAEAEMKEATELREAIALTIAETNNELEAQRVATEFAFRKRLREMEKVYSELKWQEKNTLEEITELQEDIRHLEEDLRRKLLNLKLCHTRLESRTYRPNVELCRDQAQYGLTNEVHQLEATITALKQKLAQAQDALDALYKHLARLQADIACKTNSMLLDTKCMDTRRKLTVPAEKFVPQVDTFTRTTNRTLSPLKSCQLELA; this comes from the exons ATGGCCACACTGAGAATCAAGCCCAGTCAACGTTTCCAGTTGCCGGACTGGCACACCAACAACTACCTGCTGTCCACCAACGCCGAGCGGCACCGCGATGTGTCACACCAGATACGCCAGGAGGCCCGGGTCCTCCGCAATGAGACCAACAACCAG ACCATTTGGGATGAACATGACAACAGGACTCGACTGGCAGAGAGGGTTGATACGGTCAACCGATGGAAAGAGATGCTGGACAAGTGTCTGACAGATTTAGATGCTGAAATCGATGCCCTGGCACAG ATGAAAGAGTCAGCCGAGCAAAACCTGCAGGCCAAGAACCTGCCTCTGGATGTGGCGATTGAGTGCCTGACCCTGCGGGAAAGTCGGCGTGACACTGATGTAGTGAAGGACTGTGTGGAGGAAGAGCTGCACAAAGAGGTGGAGGTCATTGATGCCACCAAGAAGGCCTTGCAACAGAAAATTAGCCAGACTTTCGAGAAGCTCTG CCTCCTGCAGGAAGTCAGACAGCAGCTCAACTGGGACCATCGGGACAAAATGGAGACATTGGACATTGACAGAGGTTGCCTCTCTCTCAACCTCAAGGCCCCAAACATCTCTCTGAAAATTAACCCTACACGTGTCCCCAATGG ctccTCCACAATTCAACAGTGGGATGACTTTAGTCAGTTCAACAAGAACCGGGCAGAGGCTGAGATGAAAGAAGCCACAGAGCTGAGGGAGGCCATTGCCCTCACTATTGCTGAG ACCAACAATGAACTTGAAGCCCAGAGGGTTGCAACGGAATTTGCCTTCAGGAAGCGGTTGCGGGAGATGGAGAAAGTGTACAGTGAGCTCAAGTGGCAAGAGAAGAAT ACCTTGGAGGAGATCACTGAGCTACAGGAGGACATCCGGCACCTGGAGGAGGATCTGCGCAGGAAGTTACTGAACCTGAAGCTGTGCCATACCCGACTAGAGTCCAGAACCTACCGGCCCAATGTGGAACTCTGCCGGGACCAG GCACAGTACGGTCTCACTAATGAGGTCCACCAGTTAGAGGCAACCATCACTGCCCTGAAGCAGAAGCTGGCACAAGCACA GGACGCTCTAGATGCCTTGTACAAGCACCTGGCCCGGCTGCAAGCTGACATCGCCTGCAAGACCAACTCCATGCTGTTGGACACTAAGTGCATGGACACTCGTCGAAAGCTTACTGTGCCTGCTGAGAAGTTTGTGCCTCA